In Methylovirgula sp., a single genomic region encodes these proteins:
- a CDS encoding TetR/AcrR family transcriptional regulator → MNDAVHDAMEVFQTHGYEGTSLNHLLEGTGLTRGSLYKAFTDKKTLFLMALDRYTAVNTEGLRQRLASGSPKEAVRAALKAIAQASSLASGERGCLVVGSTTEMASKDAEVKERLRRTFARMEGFLREAIERGQASGEITSRNSPEALSRFLLCLIEGLGVLGKTGRTKKEMLEIVDIAMAALE, encoded by the coding sequence GTGAACGACGCGGTTCATGACGCGATGGAGGTGTTTCAAACTCATGGTTACGAAGGCACCTCGCTCAATCATCTGCTGGAGGGAACAGGGCTCACGCGGGGGAGCCTCTACAAAGCCTTTACCGACAAGAAAACGCTCTTCCTCATGGCTCTTGACCGCTATACCGCGGTTAACACCGAAGGGCTCAGGCAGCGGCTTGCTTCGGGCTCACCGAAGGAAGCGGTCCGTGCGGCGCTGAAGGCGATCGCTCAGGCATCGTCCCTTGCGAGTGGCGAGCGCGGTTGCCTTGTTGTCGGATCGACGACGGAAATGGCTTCTAAAGACGCCGAAGTGAAGGAACGCCTTAGACGTACCTTCGCCCGCATGGAGGGCTTTCTACGGGAGGCAATTGAAAGAGGCCAGGCTTCCGGGGAGATCACCTCGCGCAACAGTCCCGAAGCACTTTCGCGCTTCCTCCTGTGTTTGATCGAAGGCCTCGGAGTCCTCGGAAAGACCGGTCGGACGAAGAAGGAAATGTTGGAGATCGTCGACATTGCGATGGCCGCACTCGAATGA
- a CDS encoding IS5 family transposase: protein MSSDDRCDASESASHRRQPFKKGSVSRRIGRTKGGLNSKLHAVCDGQGRPVIMLLSEGQMSDYRGAALMIDALPSAKQLLADKGYDADWFRRALTERGIVACIPSKSNRKKPIEHDRELYRQRHKIENMFGRLKDWRRIHTRYDRCAHTFMSAICIAAAVIFWL from the coding sequence ATCTCGTCTGATGATCGATGCGACGCATCTGAAAGCGCATCGCACCGCCGCCAGCCTTTTAAAAAAGGGTCTGTTTCCCGACGTATCGGCCGCACGAAGGGCGGCCTGAACTCCAAGCTGCACGCCGTATGCGATGGTCAGGGGCGCCCCGTCATCATGCTGCTCAGCGAAGGCCAGATGAGCGATTATAGGGGCGCGGCCCTGATGATCGATGCTCTACCGTCCGCGAAGCAGTTGCTCGCTGACAAGGGCTATGATGCCGACTGGTTTCGCCGGGCTCTTACCGAACGCGGCATCGTGGCCTGCATCCCATCGAAGTCAAACCGAAAAAAGCCGATCGAACATGACCGCGAGCTCTATCGTCAACGGCACAAGATCGAGAACATGTTCGGCAGGCTCAAGGACTGGCGACGCATCCACACCCGATACGACCGATGCGCCCATACATTCATGTCTGCCATCTGTATCGCAGCCGCCGTCATCTTCTGGCTCTAA
- a CDS encoding helix-turn-helix domain-containing protein gives MTTLKVGIASYGEMKARTMAVARGERRLSSDEPKVWFTSTESFAKVLSAGNRELLRVIAEKMPTSLDELAQITGKAKSNLSRTLRTMESYGLIRLEYGERGRIIPKVIYDRVELDLPLTVSRKAS, from the coding sequence ATGACAACCCTGAAGGTCGGCATTGCCAGCTACGGAGAAATGAAGGCCCGCACGATGGCAGTCGCACGTGGAGAGCGCCGCCTATCGTCTGACGAACCAAAGGTTTGGTTCACTTCAACCGAATCCTTTGCAAAAGTCCTCTCGGCCGGTAATCGTGAACTATTGCGCGTCATCGCCGAAAAGATGCCAACATCGCTCGATGAGCTGGCGCAAATCACTGGTAAGGCAAAGTCAAATCTCTCGCGCACCCTGCGCACAATGGAGTCTTACGGTCTAATCCGTCTCGAATATGGCGAGCGAGGTCGTATCATTCCAAAAGTGATATACGATCGTGTCGAACTTGATCTGCCATTGACAGTTTCACGAAAGGCAAGCTAA
- a CDS encoding transposase, whose amino-acid sequence MADLLLLSEAQMRRIEPYFPLSHGIARVDDRRVISGIVFVIRNGLRWRDAPPGYGPHKTIYNRFVRWSRLGVFNKIFAELARKAGKPSRLMIDATHLKAHRTAASLLKKGLFPDVSAARRAA is encoded by the coding sequence ATGGCTGATTTGTTGTTGCTGTCGGAGGCGCAGATGCGCCGGATCGAACCGTATTTTCCATTGTCGCACGGGATTGCGAGGGTTGACGATCGGCGGGTGATCAGTGGCATCGTCTTCGTCATCAGAAACGGTCTGCGCTGGCGCGATGCGCCGCCCGGCTATGGTCCGCACAAGACGATCTACAATCGGTTTGTGCGTTGGAGCCGCCTCGGCGTGTTCAACAAGATCTTCGCCGAACTGGCACGCAAGGCCGGCAAGCCATCTCGTCTGATGATCGATGCGACGCATCTGAAAGCGCATCGCACCGCCGCCAGCCTTTTAAAAAAGGGTCTGTTTCCCGACGTATCGGCCGCACGAAGGGCGGCCTGA
- a CDS encoding DUF6790 family protein codes for MGSSIRFVLHNLPAILLGVAFVAAILSRRGPFPERLLGWILLLPIGLTGLWAGVFHIFFAKTAAAFIGWKTSPFQFEVGIADLAFGATACLAFWRSLEFKAAAVMVSSIALLGDAIGHIRQMLTAQNFAPGNAGIVFYMDIACPLLAILLLRIAQGGRRPWPWSR; via the coding sequence TTGGGTTCTTCAATCCGGTTCGTACTTCATAATCTGCCTGCCATTTTGCTCGGCGTCGCCTTCGTGGCCGCAATTTTAAGCCGTCGAGGACCGTTTCCCGAGCGTTTGCTCGGCTGGATACTGTTACTGCCGATCGGTTTGACGGGGCTCTGGGCTGGCGTCTTCCATATTTTCTTCGCAAAGACAGCCGCGGCGTTCATTGGTTGGAAGACGAGCCCATTTCAGTTTGAAGTTGGGATCGCTGATCTGGCATTCGGCGCGACCGCTTGCCTGGCCTTCTGGCGAAGCCTCGAATTCAAGGCCGCTGCGGTCATGGTTTCTTCAATAGCTCTTCTCGGCGACGCTATCGGCCATATTCGACAGATGCTGACTGCCCAAAATTTCGCGCCTGGCAATGCGGGGATCGTCTTCTACATGGACATCGCCTGCCCGCTCTTGGCCATCTTGCTCCTCCGAATCGCCCAGGGAGGCAGAAGGCCGTGGCCATGGAGCCGTTGA
- a CDS encoding DUF2971 domain-containing protein — protein sequence MPDHFYRFRSASALLDGFHELENQEIYFPTLKELNDPLEGYKDLVWRGDRIVWHNLFRHYVLCLLQSTFLMAVAGKEFTPEMASKIIFHTPNDLPEAPIRKLYASAYEKFFAHSSIPVLIDALASPGKSMRRDELAFYLRLVHSFALSIILELFADRGAQLVTSATGLAELADKTMRSIPRILDVHAPVGDLASALYFINNNMQQQLALIHDLNNEVPDDKRPWLFVARDYPSQYVTDLEQLLYPDWHAACFVTDPTGAAMWGHYGDGHKGICLKFKAKSGHNDEPCLDLYRVNSWSGDENGMVPHYNFVLHPFEAVDYTSAFPEVDFFESIGRLAIPKLNDGWYRGPNGERSEVAARVLTGKDQWHEEYWQRFRASYRTKSAEWSQENEHRIILYSNLDSFDTTEARKLKYRFEDLTGIIFGLRTSTEHKLAAMRIVEKKCLETGREDFEFWQAHYSHGKRQIELAPLRLLKITLPSSAADAAP from the coding sequence ATGCCTGATCATTTTTATCGCTTTCGTTCTGCCTCGGCGTTGCTTGACGGTTTCCACGAACTCGAAAACCAAGAAATCTATTTCCCAACGCTTAAGGAGTTGAACGATCCTCTTGAGGGGTACAAAGACCTCGTATGGCGTGGCGACCGCATCGTTTGGCACAATCTCTTCCGGCACTACGTTCTTTGCCTACTGCAATCGACCTTCTTGATGGCTGTGGCCGGCAAAGAGTTCACACCGGAGATGGCCTCAAAGATCATTTTTCATACGCCGAACGACTTGCCAGAGGCGCCAATTAGGAAATTATATGCCAGCGCGTATGAGAAGTTCTTCGCTCATTCTTCAATACCTGTTCTGATTGACGCGCTGGCGTCGCCAGGCAAGAGCATGCGGCGGGACGAACTCGCGTTCTATCTACGCCTCGTTCATTCCTTCGCGCTTTCGATCATCCTTGAATTGTTCGCTGATCGCGGCGCTCAGCTGGTCACGTCAGCCACCGGGCTCGCTGAGCTAGCTGACAAGACGATGCGGTCGATTCCGAGGATTCTGGACGTGCATGCTCCGGTGGGCGACTTGGCGAGCGCGCTATACTTCATAAACAACAATATGCAGCAGCAGCTCGCCCTCATTCATGACTTAAATAATGAGGTTCCCGACGACAAACGACCGTGGTTGTTTGTTGCGCGCGATTATCCAAGCCAGTACGTCACTGACTTGGAGCAGCTCCTTTACCCGGATTGGCATGCCGCTTGTTTTGTGACAGATCCCACGGGGGCGGCCATGTGGGGTCACTATGGTGATGGACACAAGGGCATATGCCTCAAATTTAAAGCCAAGTCAGGCCACAACGATGAGCCGTGCCTCGATCTTTACCGCGTCAACAGTTGGAGCGGTGATGAGAACGGTATGGTTCCTCACTACAACTTTGTGCTACACCCCTTTGAAGCGGTCGATTATACATCAGCTTTTCCTGAGGTTGACTTCTTTGAATCAATCGGCAGGCTAGCAATTCCTAAACTCAATGACGGCTGGTACCGCGGACCAAATGGTGAGCGCAGTGAGGTCGCAGCGCGTGTGCTTACCGGAAAAGATCAATGGCACGAAGAATATTGGCAGCGTTTTCGAGCTAGCTATCGTACGAAATCAGCGGAGTGGTCACAGGAGAACGAACACCGCATCATCCTCTATTCAAATCTCGATAGCTTCGACACGACGGAAGCGCGTAAGCTGAAATATCGTTTTGAAGACCTGACCGGCATCATCTTCGGTCTTAGGACCTCAACCGAACATAAGCTCGCGGCCATGCGCATTGTCGAGAAAAAGTGCTTGGAGACGGGCCGCGAAGACTTTGAATTTTGGCAGGCTCACTATTCACATGGCAAACGTCAGATTGAACTTGCGCCTCTTCGGCTTCTCAAAATCACGCTGCCGAGTAGCGCGGCCGATGCGGCGCCCTAG
- a CDS encoding DUF309 domain-containing protein, whose translation MIYIFMAIGSTFRPRWLPKRSFPPYAYLPGMQPHPVRDPAGHSYQVESLVFAEASLNSDVFLWGLDLFNHGYYWEAHEAWEGLWKVAYRGDPLRILFKGLILLSATGVKIRADKHAAAVHHAGHAAEQLRRLTPDSAFERALGMSPSTLAENAEAAVRNSTALQVAAVGQPQPVFDFILGSRGLRSES comes from the coding sequence GTGATATACATTTTCATGGCCATTGGTTCGACATTCCGTCCGCGTTGGCTTCCGAAGAGAAGCTTTCCGCCGTATGCGTACCTGCCGGGCATGCAACCGCATCCCGTACGCGACCCCGCGGGGCATAGCTACCAAGTCGAGTCTCTGGTCTTTGCGGAGGCGTCGCTTAACTCTGACGTGTTCCTCTGGGGGCTCGACCTCTTCAATCACGGTTATTACTGGGAAGCGCATGAAGCCTGGGAAGGTCTCTGGAAGGTCGCATATCGAGGCGACCCATTGCGTATCCTCTTCAAGGGTTTGATCCTATTGTCGGCAACCGGCGTGAAGATTCGAGCGGACAAACATGCGGCGGCCGTGCATCACGCCGGACATGCCGCGGAGCAACTTCGTCGCCTGACACCGGATTCCGCGTTCGAGCGCGCACTCGGCATGTCACCCTCGACCCTCGCTGAAAACGCCGAAGCGGCCGTACGAAATTCCACTGCGTTACAGGTAGCAGCTGTTGGGCAGCCCCAACCTGTGTTTGATTTTATTCTCGGATCCCGCGGACTGCGGAGTGAATCATAA
- a CDS encoding autotransporter outer membrane beta-barrel domain-containing protein, giving the protein MRLCSLSKKSPSSNGSTSLPIGGIDAAVSGEVSWRHAFGALTPISTSSFTGGSPFDIAGVLIARDAAVTEVGLDFHVAPNATLGISYNGSTPQMELSRAYSVRLT; this is encoded by the coding sequence ATACGCTTATGTTCCCTCTCTAAAAAGTCACCCTCATCGAACGGATCGACGAGTCTTCCAATCGGCGGCATCGATGCGGCGGTGAGTGGCGAAGTCAGCTGGCGACATGCCTTCGGCGCTCTCACGCCGATCTCAACTTCGTCCTTCACCGGTGGTAGCCCGTTCGATATTGCGGGCGTCCTTATTGCAAGGGATGCGGCCGTGACAGAAGTCGGCCTTGACTTCCACGTCGCGCCGAATGCGACGCTCGGGATTTCCTATAACGGCAGTACGCCGCAAATGGAATTGAGCAGAGCGTACTCGGTACGTTTGACTTAA
- a CDS encoding ImmA/IrrE family metallo-endopeptidase, whose protein sequence is MDAFWHEALEYLVVSDEELGGDEADTLISQSAIRIRFARTTHDRLKDFDRRSRFTAAHELGHGVLHKNPAPLARSRQPSANRIVPHFVSVEKQANTFASTYLITDAMAEHAASPRRSQRELLG, encoded by the coding sequence TTGGACGCGTTTTGGCACGAAGCACTGGAGTATTTGGTCGTTTCTGATGAGGAATTAGGCGGAGATGAGGCTGATACGCTCATCTCTCAGTCGGCAATTCGAATTCGTTTCGCTCGCACAACTCATGACCGCCTCAAAGATTTCGATCGGCGATCGCGATTTACCGCCGCCCACGAGCTGGGACACGGCGTCCTACACAAGAATCCGGCGCCGCTGGCCCGGTCGCGGCAACCAAGCGCCAATCGAATCGTGCCGCATTTTGTCTCGGTCGAAAAGCAGGCCAACACATTTGCCTCCACCTATCTGATCACTGACGCGATGGCGGAACACGCCGCTTCACCCCGGCGATCTCAGCGAGAATTACTTGGTTAG
- a CDS encoding DUF1003 domain-containing protein: protein MGTGSLQSPTRQPPSVDAVIKRRRPLRNIHRTVLEEKITPMDRLALWITVRVGSMGFFLIIFAWTALWLGWNLLAPRAWQFDPPMAFVFWLFISNVIQLLLMPLIMVGQNVQGRYAEARAEHDLDVNVRAEEEIEVILRHLEYQNTMLVAMVQKLGVAVNGASHAG, encoded by the coding sequence ATGGGCACAGGATCGCTTCAGTCGCCGACGCGACAGCCACCATCGGTTGATGCCGTTATCAAACGCCGCCGTCCGCTGCGGAACATTCACAGGACCGTTCTTGAGGAGAAGATTACGCCAATGGACCGCTTGGCGCTGTGGATCACAGTCCGCGTGGGATCGATGGGATTCTTTCTAATTATTTTTGCATGGACAGCCCTTTGGTTGGGTTGGAATCTATTGGCCCCACGGGCGTGGCAGTTCGATCCGCCGATGGCGTTCGTATTCTGGCTTTTTATTTCGAACGTCATTCAGCTTCTGCTGATGCCGCTTATTATGGTCGGTCAAAATGTCCAGGGCCGCTATGCTGAGGCACGCGCCGAACATGACTTGGATGTCAACGTCAGGGCGGAGGAGGAAATAGAGGTGATCCTGCGTCACCTTGAGTACCAAAATACTATGCTCGTCGCCATGGTTCAAAAGCTAGGCGTCGCAGTCAATGGGGCATCACATGCTGGCTGA
- a CDS encoding Ku protein, with translation MNKNTGNRLRQQLIDEVTREPVEGEDKGRGYEYAKNSYIQIDDAELDELQIESSKTIDIDTFVPRAQIDERYFNSSYYIVPDGKVGQEAFSVIREAMRDKKMAALARVVLAKREHVMMLQPWDKGMMGTTLRYPYEVRKADDLFSEIEDFKVAPDMMKLADHIVESKTADFDPDQFHDRYEDAVVELIRSKRAGLPVAPQRVSENAPNVISLMDALKKSLAEGTRTPPAAAPAAAKARAKKPAKRAAGQTEMIMPIEGKKPKATTPAAKPGPRSATRKKTG, from the coding sequence ATCAATAAAAATACCGGCAATCGTTTGCGCCAGCAGCTCATCGACGAAGTGACGCGCGAGCCAGTAGAAGGCGAAGACAAGGGCAGGGGCTACGAATACGCAAAGAACAGCTATATTCAAATTGATGACGCAGAACTCGATGAACTTCAGATCGAGAGCAGCAAGACGATCGACATCGATACCTTTGTGCCGCGCGCGCAGATCGACGAGCGCTATTTCAACAGCAGCTATTACATCGTGCCAGACGGAAAGGTCGGCCAGGAAGCCTTCAGCGTCATTCGTGAAGCGATGAGGGACAAAAAGATGGCGGCGCTCGCCCGCGTCGTTCTCGCCAAGCGCGAGCATGTCATGATGCTCCAGCCCTGGGACAAAGGTATGATGGGGACGACGCTGCGCTATCCCTACGAGGTTCGAAAAGCCGACGACCTCTTTAGCGAGATCGAGGATTTCAAAGTCGCGCCCGACATGATGAAGCTGGCCGACCACATCGTCGAAAGCAAAACCGCCGATTTCGATCCGGATCAATTCCACGACCGGTATGAAGATGCCGTCGTTGAGTTGATCCGGTCGAAGCGTGCCGGTTTGCCAGTCGCGCCGCAGCGCGTGTCTGAAAACGCGCCGAATGTCATCAGTCTCATGGATGCTCTGAAGAAGAGCCTGGCCGAGGGAACGAGGACGCCGCCCGCAGCCGCTCCAGCAGCCGCGAAAGCGCGCGCCAAAAAGCCGGCGAAGCGCGCAGCCGGTCAAACCGAGATGATTATGCCGATTGAGGGCAAGAAGCCGAAGGCCACGACGCCAGCTGCTAAGCCCGGACCTCGATCTGCGACCCGGAAGAAGACCGGCTGA
- a CDS encoding IS3 family transposase (programmed frameshift), whose translation MKQKSGPGKAPAEQVLKDIRRQTRRQYSAEEKIRIVLEGLRGEENISELCRREGIAASMYYGWSKEFLEAGKRRLAGDTARAATSGEVKDLRREATALKEVVADLTLENRLLKKKHERGWGGRGMRYPASEKAEIIELVEQSHLPAKRTLEKLGIPRATFYRWYDRYRAGGPEALADHRSRPDRVWNRIPDDVRSQIIDLALEVPELSPRELAVRFTDERKYFVSEASVYRLLKAHDLITSPAYVVIKAANEFKDKTTTINQLWQTDFTYLKITGWGWYYLSTVLDDFSRYIVAWRLGPTMCASDVTATLDQALAASGLDHITVVHRPRLLSDNGASYVADDLARWLEGKGMQHVRGAPYHPQTQGKIERWHQTLKNRILLDNYYLPGDLERQIGAFVEHYNHVRYHESIENVTPADVYFGRAETIIAERKRIKLATIANRRLQHRLQAA comes from the exons ATGAAGCAGAAATCCGGACCGGGCAAAGCGCCGGCAGAACAAGTACTGAAGGACATCCGGCGCCAGACGCGTCGGCAATACTCTGCGGAAGAGAAGATCCGCATCGTGCTGGAGGGACTGCGTGGCGAAGAGAACATCTCCGAGCTGTGCCGGCGGGAAGGCATTGCGGCCTCGATGTATTACGGCTGGTCGAAAGAGTTCCTCGAAGCCGGTAAGCGCCGGCTGGCGGGCGACACAGCTCGTGCCGCGACGTCCGGCGAGGTGAAGGATCTCCGTCGCGAAGCCACCGCATTGAAGGAGGTCGTGGCCGATCTGACCCTGGAGAACCGCCTGCTCA AAAAAAAGCATGAACGGGGATGGGGAGGACGAGGCATGAGATATCCTGCATCCGAGAAGGCCGAGATCATCGAGTTGGTTGAGCAGTCGCATCTGCCTGCCAAGCGCACGCTGGAAAAGCTCGGCATTCCCCGCGCTACCTTCTACCGATGGTACGATCGCTATCGTGCGGGAGGGCCTGAGGCGTTGGCCGATCATCGCTCACGACCGGATCGCGTCTGGAACCGTATCCCGGACGACGTCCGCAGCCAGATCATCGATCTGGCGCTGGAGGTCCCTGAGCTATCGCCGCGAGAGCTGGCCGTGCGATTCACCGACGAGAGAAAGTACTTTGTCTCCGAGGCCTCGGTCTATCGGTTGTTGAAGGCACACGACCTCATCACCAGCCCGGCCTACGTGGTGATCAAGGCGGCGAACGAGTTCAAGGACAAGACCACCACTATCAACCAGCTCTGGCAGACCGACTTCACCTACCTTAAGATCACTGGCTGGGGCTGGTACTACCTCTCCACGGTGCTGGATGACTTCTCGCGCTACATCGTGGCCTGGAGGCTTGGTCCCACAATGTGCGCTTCCGACGTCACGGCCACGCTCGACCAGGCACTGGCGGCATCGGGCCTTGATCACATCACCGTTGTACACCGGCCGAGGCTTCTCAGCGACAATGGGGCGAGTTACGTGGCAGACGACCTGGCCAGGTGGCTCGAAGGCAAGGGCATGCAACATGTGCGCGGCGCACCATATCATCCTCAAACCCAGGGCAAGATCGAGCGCTGGCACCAAACCTTGAAGAACCGCATTCTACTCGACAATTATTATCTACCCGGCGATCTCGAGCGGCAGATCGGCGCCTTCGTCGAGCACTACAATCACGTCCGTTATCATGAGAGCATCGAAAACGTCACACCGGCCGACGTCTACTTCGGCAGAGCAGAGACGATCATCGCAGAACGCAAACGCATCAAGCTTGCTACCATCGCAAACCGCCGCTTGCAGCACCGACTGCAGGCCGCTTAA
- a CDS encoding DUF6516 family protein — protein sequence MTEKHDPGLDLLLDLDGQILIVDSQGNHWVRFIITRVPKSNDKPHGLDYSLTLHGPDGERLVGFDNAHPVAQQKRGEPQDHRHRLRTIRPYEYHDATTLLADFWETVDAVLRERGVIP from the coding sequence GTGACTGAAAAGCACGATCCCGGCCTTGACCTGCTTCTCGACCTCGACGGTCAGATTCTTATAGTCGATTCACAGGGCAACCATTGGGTCCGATTTATCATCACGCGTGTGCCCAAATCGAACGACAAGCCGCACGGTCTCGATTATTCGCTCACGCTCCATGGACCAGACGGCGAGCGACTCGTTGGATTCGACAACGCTCATCCAGTAGCGCAGCAAAAGCGTGGTGAACCACAAGATCATCGCCACCGATTGCGAACAATCAGACCCTACGAGTATCATGACGCAACAACCTTGCTCGCCGACTTCTGGGAGACAGTAGACGCTGTGTTACGCGAACGAGGAGTAATCCCATGA
- the pncB gene encoding nicotinate phosphoribosyltransferase, producing MTFIDIATRTYNHNFRLDPIARSLLDTDFYKLLMLQMIWKLHPEVEATFSLINRTKSVRLAEVIDENELRAQLDHARTVRFTKKELIWLAGNSSYGKTQMFSAEFIVWLADFRLPDYELRMNEGQFELNFAGPWTHTTMWEIPALAIISELRSRAAMRNKGRFALDVLYARAKAKLWQKVERLHALPDLIISDFGTRRRHGFLWQRWCVEALKEGLGNRFIGTSNVLLAMDADLEAIGTNAHELPMVEAALANNDAELAEAPYRVLEQWRSQYAGNLLIALPDTFGTAAFLHQAPDWLAGWTGFRPDSAPPISAGEEIIAWWKEHGVDPRSKLLIFSDGMDIDSIEQAYHHFHGRVRTSFGWGTNLTNDFRGCDPDGMDGLDAISLVCKATSVNGRPAVKLSDNPDKATGDSKEIERYLRIFGGQGRIMHPVNV from the coding sequence ATGACCTTCATAGACATTGCGACTCGCACTTATAATCATAATTTTCGGCTTGATCCGATCGCGCGCAGCTTACTCGATACCGATTTTTACAAATTGCTGATGCTGCAGATGATCTGGAAGTTGCACCCGGAGGTCGAAGCGACATTTTCACTCATAAACCGGACCAAGTCCGTGCGCCTCGCCGAGGTCATCGATGAGAACGAGCTACGCGCCCAACTTGATCATGCTCGGACAGTGCGGTTCACAAAGAAGGAACTCATTTGGCTGGCTGGGAACAGCTCTTATGGCAAAACACAAATGTTCAGTGCCGAGTTCATTGTGTGGCTTGCCGACTTTCGCTTGCCAGATTACGAGCTCCGTATGAACGAGGGCCAATTTGAACTGAACTTCGCAGGCCCGTGGACTCATACGACGATGTGGGAGATTCCGGCGCTGGCAATCATCAGCGAGCTCAGGTCCCGCGCCGCGATGCGCAACAAGGGCCGCTTCGCGCTCGATGTGCTTTATGCTCGCGCCAAAGCCAAGCTTTGGCAAAAGGTCGAACGGCTGCACGCTTTGCCGGATCTCATAATTTCAGATTTCGGCACGCGACGGCGGCACGGCTTTCTCTGGCAACGCTGGTGTGTCGAGGCGCTCAAAGAGGGGCTCGGCAATCGTTTTATCGGCACGTCGAATGTGCTGCTCGCGATGGATGCGGACCTGGAGGCGATCGGCACCAACGCACATGAGCTGCCGATGGTCGAAGCCGCGCTCGCCAACAACGATGCTGAATTGGCGGAGGCGCCTTATCGTGTCCTGGAGCAATGGCGCAGCCAATATGCCGGCAATCTGCTGATCGCGTTGCCGGATACATTCGGTACGGCTGCCTTTCTGCACCAGGCGCCCGACTGGCTTGCCGGTTGGACCGGATTCCGCCCCGATAGTGCCCCGCCAATTTCCGCGGGCGAGGAGATTATCGCGTGGTGGAAGGAACACGGAGTTGATCCGCGCAGCAAATTGCTGATTTTTTCCGACGGTATGGACATCGATAGTATCGAACAGGCTTACCATCACTTCCATGGCCGAGTGCGAACGAGCTTCGGCTGGGGCACCAATCTCACCAACGATTTCCGCGGCTGCGATCCCGATGGGATGGATGGCCTGGACGCAATTTCGCTCGTCTGCAAGGCAACGTCTGTCAACGGAAGGCCGGCCGTTAAGCTGTCTGACAATCCCGACAAGGCGACCGGCGACTCCAAGGAAATTGAACGCTATCTGCGCATCTTCGGAGGGCAGGGGCGTATCATGCACCCTGTGAACGTGTGA